The Nothobranchius furzeri strain GRZ-AD chromosome 6, NfurGRZ-RIMD1, whole genome shotgun sequence genome includes a region encoding these proteins:
- the LOC107392744 gene encoding B-cell lymphoma/leukemia 11A isoform X2: MLDMPRSPQALVPLPSAKLPGQLGCDGSAISLSSSVSTLDPTAYKDEPSSYTCTTCKQPFTSAWFLLQHAQNTHGFRIYLESEPGSPLTPRVAAAPGMGGDCASSQPPLHAVHLADGSPYSLLKMPGSGSVRDSASTPREGRYPRTPPLFSPPPRHHLSPDDLALATHHPSAFDRVMRLNSVPLESPQSMDFSRRLRELAGNATGGSPPLSPNRPNPMQRLLQPFQPGSKPPFTATPPMSTSQSPSGSRSTPNPVSNAVQPGTPVKSKSCEFCGKTFKFQSNLIVHRRSHTGEKPFKCHLCNHACTQASKLKRHMKTHYQNKSSALNAKSDDGLSTASSPEPGTSEVVGSAADALKSVVAKFKSENNGLMTGNEEEEDENEEEEEEEEDEDEEEEEEEEEMDRKPDVEEDGRNDYRFSLRLEGARHHQNTEALHPHRRSSSREPVDDDSAVELDRGDDGSTTTLNGLGPLNNDKLSRKLLGGGMSPDSISSLSKRIKVEKDLDPPTPTIPNTENVYSQWLAGYAASRQLKDPFISFTGGDSRQSPFTSSSEHSENGSLRFSTPPGELDGERAASGRSGTGSGASTPHGGSGNGRPSSKDGRRSDTCEFCGKVFKNCSNLTVHRRSHTGERPYKCELCSYACAQSSKLTRHMKTHGQMGKDVYKCEICHMPFSVYSTLEKHMKKWHSDRPLANDIKTE; encoded by the exons ATGCTGGACATGCCCCGCTCTCCCCAGGCTCTGGTACCGCTGCCGTCTGCCAAGTTACCGGGCCAGCTTGGCTGTGATGGGTCTGCCATTTCCCTCTCATCATCTGTCAGCACTCTGGATCCAACTgcat ATAAAGATGAGCCCAGCAGCTACACCTGCACAACGTGCAAACAGCCCTTCACCAGTGCCTGGTTCCTGCTTCAGCACGCCCAGAACACCCACGGTTTCCGCATCTATCTGGAGAGTGAACCTGGCAGCCCCCTCACCCCTCGTGTGGCTGCGGCTCCTGGGATGGGGGGCGATTGCGCCTCCTCCCAGCCTCCCCTCCACGCTGTGCACTTGGCCGACGGCAGCCCTTACAGCCTTCTGAAGATGCCGGGTTCTGGGTCTGTCCGGGATTCGGCGTCTACACCTCGCGAGGGTCGATATCCCAGGACACCCCCGCTGTTCAGCCCACCACCACGTCACCACCTTAGCCCCGATGACCTTGCCTTGGCAACCCACCATCCTAGCGCCTTTGACAGGGTGATGAGGCTGAACTCGGTGCCATTAGAATCCCCTCAGAGCATGGACTTCTCTAGACGCCTACGGGAGCTAGCCGGCAATGCCACTGGAGGTTCTCCGCCTCTGTCCCCTAACAGACCCAACCCTATGCAACGGCTGCTGCAGCCATTTCAGCCAGGTTCCAAACCTCCATTTACAGCCACGCCTCCCATGTCCACCTCCCAGTCCCCTTCTGGATCCCGCTCTACCCCTAATCCTGTATCCAATGCAGTCCAACCAGGCACCCCCGTCAAGTCAAAGTCTTGCGAGTTCTGCGGGAAGACCTTCAAGTTCCAGAGCAACCTTATCGTGCACCGGCGAAGCCACACAGGGGAAAAGCCTTTCAAGTGTCACCTCTGTAATCATGCCTGCACACAGGCCAGCAAACTAAAGCGCCACATGAAGACGCACTATCAAAACAAGTCTTCGGCGCTAAATGCCAAGTCAGACGACGGCCTCTCCACCGCCAGTTCTCCTGAACCTGGCACCAGTGAGGTGGTGGGCAGTGCCGCGGATGCCCTCAAGTCAGTGGTGGCCAAGTTCAAGAGCGAGAACAATGGTCTCATGACTGGaaatgaagaggaggaagatgagaatgaggaagaagaagaggaggaagaagatgaagatgaggaggaagaagaagaggaagaggaaatgGATAGAAAGCCTGATGTAGAAGAAGATGGGAGGAATGACTACCGTTTCAGCCTGCGGTTAGAGGGGGCCCGTCACCACCAGAACACTGAAGCTCTACACCCACATCGCCGAAGCTCGTCCCGGGAGCCCGTTGATGACGACTCAGCCGTGGAGTTGGATCGTGGAGACGATGGCTCCACCACCACCCTCAACGGCCTGGGACCGTTAAATAATGACAAGCTCTCCAGGAAGCTTTTGGGTGGTGGGATGAGTCCTGACTCCATCAGCTCACTGTCAAAGCGCATCAAGGTGGAAAAGGACCTTGACCCCCCAACGCCCACCATCCCAAACACAGAGAACGTCTATTCTCAGTGGCTAGCTGGCTACGCGGCTTCTCGGCAACTCAAGGATCCCTTCATCAGCTTCACAGGTGGGGACTCTAGACAATCACCCTTTACATCCTCATCCGAGCACTCAGAAAACGGCAGCTTGCGCTTCTCCACTCCGCCTGGTGAGCTGGACGGTGAGCGAGCCGCCTCAGGACGCAGCGGCACCGGCAGCGGGGCCAGCACTCCCCACGGCGGCAGTGGGAATGGCAGGCCGAGCTCCAAGGACGGTCGCCGCAGCGACACCTGTGAATTTTGTGGCAAGGTGTTTAAAAACTGCAGCAACTTGACAGTGCACCGCCGCAGCCACACTGGAGAGCGGCCGTACAAATGCGAGCTGTGCAGCTACGCGTGCGCCCAGAGCTCAAAACTCACCCGCCACATGAAGACCCACGGACAGATGGGCAAGGACGTGTATAAATGTGAAATTTGCCACATGCCTTTCAGTGTGTACAGCACTCTTGAGAAACACATGAAGAAATGGCACAGTGACCGCCCTCTGGCTAATGACATTAAAACTGAATAG